Within Paeniglutamicibacter kerguelensis, the genomic segment CACCGACTCGTCACCGGCCGACTCGGTGCGCGAGGCCATCGAAGGCAGGTCGCGGACGAAGTCGCCGATGGCCGAGGGCACTAGGTTCAGGATCAGCAAGGTGGGACCCAGCACGAAGACGAGTACCGCCAGCAGCAGGGCCAGGACCATGTTGATGTTGGAGAGCCACTGGATGCCCCGGGAGATCCCTGAGACGGCGGAGAGCACGAAGCAGACGGTCAGCACCGTGATGACAGCGACCAGCACCGGGGAGCCGACCTTGCCGACCCAGCCGTTGAACTCGATTCCGCTGGCGATCTGCATGGCCCCGAGCCCCAGCGAGGCGGCAGTCCCAAAGAGCGTGGCGAAGATGGCCAGGATGTTCACGATCTTGCCGGCCGGCCCCTCGACCCGCGGGCCGAACAGGGAGGTGAATGCGGAGGAGATCAGTTGGCGGCGCCCCAACCGGAAGGTCGAGTAGGCCATCGCGATACCGACCACCGCAAACATGGCCCAGGGGTGGATGCTCCAGTGGAAGATGGACGTGGCCATGGCCGTCTGGATGGCTTCGGGGGTGCTCCCGTCAACGGTTCCCGGGGGCGGGGACACGTAGTGGTAGAGAGGTTCCGCCACACCGTAGAAAACGAGCCCAATTCCCATGCCGGCGCTGAACATCATGGAGATCCAGGAAATGGTGCGGAACTCCGGTTTTTCACCGTCCCGTCCCAGCGGGATGTTCCCGAACCGGCCCAGGGCCAGCCAGAGCACGAAGATCACGAAGAACGAGGCCAGCGAGACAAAAAACCAGCCGGTGTTCTCCGTGACCCAGGACAGCGCCACGTTGGAGGCCGCTGAGAGCGAGGCGGTGTTGACCAGCCCCCAGATGACGAAGGCCAGCGCGAAGGCCCCGGCAACGCCGAAGGTGACCTTGTCCAGCCCCTCGGGCAGGCGCGGAACCATCCGTATCGCATTCCGCTCCGATTCGCTGTCCTTCAGCTCCTGCAGGATCACGGTGTCAACCGGCGGTTGGGGCGCCGACTCCATTTCCTCGTCCAGGTTTGCATCAGGTACGTCCGGCTCTTCGGACGTGGTTTCGTCGGTGTTCACTGCCATGAGGGTTTCCTTTGACTGGGGGATGCGACTTGCGTCTTTGGAGCCAGGTGGAACCGTGGGACGAGTCGGTGCGTCCTTTGCGGGGACGCTATCCGGGGTGGATGCCGGCTGGAAGGTCTAGCAGCTGAATGGATGCTTCAATCTCGATGATTCAGTAGGCGAGGGTGACAGCGTGGACGAGCGCAAGGAACTTAGTTGCGGGCCGCCTCTACGGTCCACAAATCAAACGTCGAGGCATGTTTCGGCATTCGATCTCGCAGCTCTCCGTTCCACCTTCTGCCAGTGAGGCACCCTGGTGCGTGCAGCCTTTGCGCTTCACTCGTCAAGTCCTTTTCTCTGGTTTGGTCCGGCCACGAAAGGGGAGACGATGTTTCTCATTGATCAACAGCAAGCGTCTCGAGCAACAATCGTGGCGTACCTCACATTCGAAAGTCAAGGAGGTATTACCCGACCAATTGGGAGGTTCTCGCTGATTGAGTCAAGTGCCTCATGAAGAAATGCCCGCGAAGATACCGGCCGGCTCGGTGGCAACACGTGAGACCGACGCATCAATCCAGCGGCTCCCACTAGATACCGGGCACAGGCCGAGGCCATGCCGGGCGGAGCATTTGCGCGGATATTTTTCGCGGCCCCGGCTGAGGCAGGCACGCTGGGGAAGGTTGACACCGAGGGAATCCGGGCCCAGAAATCTCCGGCATCAACGCCGGTGAACCAGATCGGATTGGCTCCGTTGACCCCACCTTCATTACCGGACGTGACCGGATTCGGAGGACGAAACCAGTGGCGGGTTGACCAAAGACCCGTTCGGCATTCCCGCTGCCGAGGTACGCGGATTCAGGCCCTGCTCCTTCCGCGGAGGAAGCTGCACCGGATGTCGCAGAACGCTGGCATGGCGCCCTCCGAGGCTTGCAGAACTCGGTTACGCAGTGCCGCCGCGTCGCATTGCCACCAAAACTCCGAGTCCATGCTTACCCGGTGTCATAGATCGCCTTCCAGCCGGTCGATGAGGATTCGCTTGGACTTGGCCTGCAGGATATCGAGAGATTCCTTGACAAGCAGCGAATCCATGCTGCCACGGCGTACGGCAGCGACGATTCTGCGCGAGGGCTTCCCTTGGCCAGATATGCGCAATCGAGTCACGTTTTCCGCGCTTCCCAGAGGCGCCAGTCGCGGTAGCAGGCCCACCCCCATTCCCGCGCCGACGAAGGCGATCTGGGTTTCCCACTCGATGGCCTCATGGGCAATTCGCGGGGTCACACCGACCGCCGTGAACGCCGCCGTGAACAGGGCATGATAGGTCGACCCGGGAGCTTCGGTGATCCATGGTTCCGTCGCCAGCTCCTCGAGCGTCACCGTTTCACGCGATGCCAAGCGGTGATCGGACGGAAGGATCACGTCCAGGGGGTCGTTCAGCAGCGTTGTCTGCTCAAAACGCGGATCTTCGTCCACAAGGGTCTCGGACTGCATTGCCACAATGACCGCCAGGTCGATTCGCTCGGCAACCAACAGGTCGAAGCATCGGGCCGGATTTGCCTCGAGCACCTGCACTTCCAACAAGGGGCGCGACGAACGCAGGGCCGCGGCCAGTGGCGCGAGCAGCTGTGCGGCCGCGGTGGAAAAGCCTCCGAGCCCAAAATGGGATTGCACCTGGTCACCGGCCTCCAGCGCAGCGGCACGCAGTCGCTCCCATTCCGTAAACAACGTGTCCGAGCCCGTCACGAGATATCGGCCGGTTGCCGTCAAGCGCACGCCCCGACCGTCCTTCGCCAGCAGCTGCATCCCAAGAGCTCGCTGCAGTTCCCGCAGCTGCGCAGAGACAGCCGATGGTGAATAACCTGTGAGCTCCGCAGTTGCTCCGACGGTACCGCATCGCGCAAACACCCTAAGCGTCGTAAGACGTGGATCGATCATGCGCCTATTCTGCACTATTATCACCAAAATCTTGCGCTTTTATTGCAGAGCGCGGATCCCTAACCTCATGAGTACGACGATTTCGACAGCTGCAGTGACGGCGATCACCCTCCGTAGTCCCCGGCCCCGCATGCCCACCCATTCCTCCGAGGAGTAAACACATGTCTGCTTCAGTGAACGTGCCCCTGTCTTCACGCGGCAAGCTCGCTTCGTCATTGCCCGCAGAGCAGCTGGCCGAGATCACCGAGTTGTTCGAGTACCGGCTCGAAGGCCATTCCCTCGACGCGCCGTTTTATACGGATCCGGCGATCTTCAAGATCGACATGCAGGCCATTTTCGGCCAGCATTGGGTCTTCGCAGCAAGCGTTGCAGAACTTCCTGAACCAGGCGACTACGTGACCGTCGACTACGGCCCCTATTCCTTGATCGTCTTGCGCAATGACGATGGCGGCGTCAACGTCTTGCACAACGTGTGCCGCCACCGCGGCGCGCGGGTCTTGACCGAATCCACCGGAACCACTGGCAACCTGGTCTGCGGCTACCACTCCTGGACCTACTCGCCCAACGGCGACCTGATCCACGCGTCCGCACCCGGCGAAACCAAATTCGACAAGAGCTGCTTCGGCCTCAAGCGCGCCCACAGCCGCGTCTACGCCGGACTCGTCTTTGTCTGCGTTGCGGACGAACCGCCGGCCGATTTCGACGAAACCGCAAAGATCTTCGAGCCCTACCTCGCACCCCATGACCTGTCGAAGACGAAGATCGCCTACCAGCAGAACATCATCGAGGAGGGCAACTGGAAGCTCGTCATGGAAAACAACCGCGAGTGCTACCACTGCGACGGCCACCCGGAGCTCGCCTGCTCCCTCTTTCCCACCTGGGGCCTGACGGAGGGCCTCATCCCACCACATCTCGAAGAGGTGTGGGACCGCAACAAGGAAGCCGAGGCTTCGCTCGAAGAGCGTTGCCGGCGCTACGGACTTCCCTATGAAGTCGTCGAGGAACTCGACACCCGCGTGGCGGGCATCCGCATCTCCCGCGAGCCCCTCGACGGCGAGGGCGAATCGTTCTCGGCCAACGGACACAGGCTCTCCAAGAAGTTGCTCGGGGACTTGCGCGATTTCCGGCTCGGCCGCTGCTCCATGCACCTGCAGCCCAACAGCTGGTTCCATTTCCTCGGCGACCACGTCATCACGTTCGCCGTATTCCCCATCAATGAGCACCAGACCCTCGTGCGCACCACCTGGCTGGTGGCGGACGACGCCGTAGAAGGCGACGACTACGACCTTGAGAAGCTCACCCACACCTGGAAGCAAACCAACCTGCAGGACAAGGCGTTCGTAGAGCTCTGCCAGACCGGCGCGAACAGCCCGGCCTACGAACCCGGCCCCTACATGAAGAGCGAATACCAGGTCGAGGCCTTCATCAATTGGTACGTGCAGCGCGTGCAGGAGCACTTGGCATGATCGAGAGCATGACGACCACCGCAATTCCGGAGGCGCAGCGCATCCGCGGCCTGGAAATGCCGTGGAACAGGGTGCTGGGCAGCACCGAGGGACCCGCCGGTGCCGCCCGCGCCCTGGGTCCCTGGCATCCGCAGGAGTTCATGGCCGAGTGCGTTGAGACCGTTCCCGAGGCCGGCGGCATGATGACCTTCGTGTTCCGCCGCGCCGACGGCGCGCCCCTGGCATTCAGGCCGGGCCAGTACCTCAACATCGCCTTTCCGGTGAACGGCGAGGACCGCGACCCGGTGGACCGCAGCTATTCGCTGTCCAGTTCGCCCACCGAACCGTGGACATTCAGCGTCACTGTCAAGCGCGATCCTGCCGGTCTGGTCTCGCCGTGGGTGCACGAAAACGTCAGGCCCGGCATGGTGCTGGACATGCTCGGACCGGTCGGCGCCTTCCACCTGCCCGATGCCGACCGGCGGGCGCGCTTCCTCCTACTCGCCGCGGGCGCCGGCATCACCCCCATCATGTCGATGTTGCGGACCATCCATTCGCTGCCCGGGCATGCCGATGTCGTGGTGCTTTACCACGGCGCCGAACCCGGGGGCTTCGCCTTCTTCCGGGAGCTGGAATACATTGCCGCCGTTGATTCGCGCGTCAAGGTCTTCTACTCGCTCGGAGACCGCAGCGCGCCTGGGGATTGGGAGGGTCTTTTCGGGCGTCTGAGCGCAGCAATGCTCGATGAGGTGGCACCCGATGCCAACGGACGCCAGGTCTATGCCTGCGGCCCCGAGGGCTACCTGAACACAGCGACCGGGCTCCTGAACGAGGGCGGCGTCGACGACACCTCCATCCACATGGAGTTTTTCTCCGGAGACCGCCAGACGATCCTGGAGTACGAGGCCGAGATCGCGCTGGCCGGGGAAATCGCCGAAGAGATCGCCGAGGAAATCGCGGTTTCCGCCGAGGAGTACTACGAGAGCCAGCCCGCGACGCTTGGACTCTACGAACCGGGCTACGATGCCGACGGAACCCTGGAGGCCACGGGACTGCCACTCGAGACGGCCGACCCGAGCTCTCCCGGCACCGAGGCACCCGGCGACGGATCGGGCACGGTTCCGGAGGCCGGTTCCCCCGACGCCTCGACGTTCGACACCGTGGGCACCGGAAGCCTCACCCTGTCCTTCATGCGCACCGGCCTCAACGTACGCATCAACCCCGAGGAACAGATCCTCGGCGTAGCCAAGCGGGCAGGGGTCAGGATCGGCGCGAACTGCCAGGAAGGCATGTGCGGCTCATGCAAGATCGTCAAGCTCTCCGGGGACGTGGAAATGAACCACCAGGGCGGGATCCGGGCACGGGAGATCGAGGCCGGCAAGTTCCTGCCGTGCTGCTCTACCGCGCGGACCGACCTGATGATCGATGCATGACCGAGGCAGACCGGGAAGGTTTCGGCATCTTCGCAACAACGACCTAAGCAAACGGTATTGCGATTAAAGGCTGGATTCGGGCCCACCCAAAGCAATCGGCATTGGCTTTAACCCGCGGTGTAACCCAATGAAGCACTGACTTGCTGCCCGGCCTGTTTGAGCCCCTCAATCAGGCCGGGCATCGTTTCGGGATCGAAGCGGAACGTCGGTCCGGAGATGCTGATGGCCCCGACAACAACAGCAAGATGGTTGCGCACCGGCACCGCCACCGAGTTGATGCCCAGCTCGAACTCCTCACGGGCCTGCGCATAGCCGTTCTTCGCGACCTGCAGGAGCTCCTTTTCCAGCGCCGCACGGGTTCGTATGGTGTTGATGGTGCGCTGCGGAAGCCCCGCGAGCTTCAAGATCCGGCCCCGCTCGTCGGCGCCCAGGGCCGCCAACAGGACCTTGCCGCTGGAGGTGGCATGCAGCGGCGTCAGGCTCCCGAGCCAGTCGTGGGTCGCAAGGTTCGAGGGGCCCATGGCCTGGTCCACGTTCACCGCGTACTTCTCGCGCAAGACGGCCAGGTTGACCGTTTCCCTGTATTCCTCGGCGAGCGCCTCGATGACCGGGCGCGCTTGCCCCACCAGCGAGAGCCTGCCCGGGATGGTGCTGGCCAGGCGCAGGATGGTGAAGCCGAGCTCGTACTTGCCGCGGTTCGTGTTTTGCTGGACCATTCCCCGGGCCAGCAGCGAACCGAGCAACCTGGACGCCGTCGACTTGTGGATGCCCAGTTCCTCCGCCACTTCCCCGACTCCGGAGCTGCCGTCCCGGCCAAGGATTTCCAGGATCGCGAGGGCTCGGTCCACCGACTGGACACCGC encodes:
- a CDS encoding BCCT family transporter yields the protein MAVNTDETTSEEPDVPDANLDEEMESAPQPPVDTVILQELKDSESERNAIRMVPRLPEGLDKVTFGVAGAFALAFVIWGLVNTASLSAASNVALSWVTENTGWFFVSLASFFVIFVLWLALGRFGNIPLGRDGEKPEFRTISWISMMFSAGMGIGLVFYGVAEPLYHYVSPPPGTVDGSTPEAIQTAMATSIFHWSIHPWAMFAVVGIAMAYSTFRLGRRQLISSAFTSLFGPRVEGPAGKIVNILAIFATLFGTAASLGLGAMQIASGIEFNGWVGKVGSPVLVAVITVLTVCFVLSAVSGISRGIQWLSNINMVLALLLAVLVFVLGPTLLILNLVPSAIGDFVRDLPSMASRTESAGDESVRAWMSGWTIFYWAWWVSWAPFVGMFIARISRGRTIRQFVTGVLLVPSLVSVIWFSIFGGAAFDVQLKAEASNGATDSMVSMVDGEPSIDFQGAMFDLVHHLGTSPGITLALAILTMVLVGIFFVTGADSASIVMGSLSTNGRLEPSKRVIVFWGVLTGAVAAIMLLAGGDDPGQALNGLKNITIVSALPFAVVMFILCIALVKDLRRDPLALRKKLADSVVERAIRSGVDEHGGVPFELVTRHDCTDACASTDRCPGRGADA
- a CDS encoding LysR family transcriptional regulator, which translates into the protein MIDPRLTTLRVFARCGTVGATAELTGYSPSAVSAQLRELQRALGMQLLAKDGRGVRLTATGRYLVTGSDTLFTEWERLRAAALEAGDQVQSHFGLGGFSTAAAQLLAPLAAALRSSRPLLEVQVLEANPARCFDLLVAERIDLAVIVAMQSETLVDEDPRFEQTTLLNDPLDVILPSDHRLASRETVTLEELATEPWITEAPGSTYHALFTAAFTAVGVTPRIAHEAIEWETQIAFVGAGMGVGLLPRLAPLGSAENVTRLRISGQGKPSRRIVAAVRRGSMDSLLVKESLDILQAKSKRILIDRLEGDL
- a CDS encoding aromatic ring-hydroxylating oxygenase subunit alpha, coding for MSASVNVPLSSRGKLASSLPAEQLAEITELFEYRLEGHSLDAPFYTDPAIFKIDMQAIFGQHWVFAASVAELPEPGDYVTVDYGPYSLIVLRNDDGGVNVLHNVCRHRGARVLTESTGTTGNLVCGYHSWTYSPNGDLIHASAPGETKFDKSCFGLKRAHSRVYAGLVFVCVADEPPADFDETAKIFEPYLAPHDLSKTKIAYQQNIIEEGNWKLVMENNRECYHCDGHPELACSLFPTWGLTEGLIPPHLEEVWDRNKEAEASLEERCRRYGLPYEVVEELDTRVAGIRISREPLDGEGESFSANGHRLSKKLLGDLRDFRLGRCSMHLQPNSWFHFLGDHVITFAVFPINEHQTLVRTTWLVADDAVEGDDYDLEKLTHTWKQTNLQDKAFVELCQTGANSPAYEPGPYMKSEYQVEAFINWYVQRVQEHLA
- a CDS encoding ferredoxin reductase, with the protein product MIESMTTTAIPEAQRIRGLEMPWNRVLGSTEGPAGAARALGPWHPQEFMAECVETVPEAGGMMTFVFRRADGAPLAFRPGQYLNIAFPVNGEDRDPVDRSYSLSSSPTEPWTFSVTVKRDPAGLVSPWVHENVRPGMVLDMLGPVGAFHLPDADRRARFLLLAAGAGITPIMSMLRTIHSLPGHADVVVLYHGAEPGGFAFFRELEYIAAVDSRVKVFYSLGDRSAPGDWEGLFGRLSAAMLDEVAPDANGRQVYACGPEGYLNTATGLLNEGGVDDTSIHMEFFSGDRQTILEYEAEIALAGEIAEEIAEEIAVSAEEYYESQPATLGLYEPGYDADGTLEATGLPLETADPSSPGTEAPGDGSGTVPEAGSPDASTFDTVGTGSLTLSFMRTGLNVRINPEEQILGVAKRAGVRIGANCQEGMCGSCKIVKLSGDVEMNHQGGIRAREIEAGKFLPCCSTARTDLMIDA
- a CDS encoding IclR family transcriptional regulator; this translates as MATEEPPDPEADYEDAAPGGVQSVDRALAILEILGRDGSSGVGEVAEELGIHKSTASRLLGSLLARGMVQQNTNRGKYELGFTILRLASTIPGRLSLVGQARPVIEALAEEYRETVNLAVLREKYAVNVDQAMGPSNLATHDWLGSLTPLHATSSGKVLLAALGADERGRILKLAGLPQRTINTIRTRAALEKELLQVAKNGYAQAREEFELGINSVAVPVRNHLAVVVGAISISGPTFRFDPETMPGLIEGLKQAGQQVSASLGYTAG